The Chitinophaga niabensis genome segment AAAATGAGCAGGATATCTTAATCCTTTCTTTTACCTGCGTGGTAGTTTTGGAACATGAAAGCACAACTATTAAAACACCTGGAAAGCTCCCGGGCCTATACTTTAGGTGTGGCGGAGCTAATGCCTGAAGAGGCTTACGATCTGAAACCCGTTGAGGGCATATGGAGCTTTGGCGAACAACTGAACCATATTGCTTACGGTATTCACTGGTGGTCTGAAATGTTCATCCGTGGTGAGGAAACGGAATGGACTCCTCCGAAACCTGTAAAAGGAAAGAAAAAGATCATGGCAACGCTGGAAAAGGCGTACGAAGCATTAAAGAAAACTTATGAGGAAAGTAATGGCAAAGAAGGCGGCTTTAATGCTACGCTGGACCATATTACGCATCATCGCGGGCAATTGATCGTGTACCTGCGTACAAAAGGTATCCAGCCTCCGGAGTATGTTTATTAAACCAGGATGTGCCTGCGGTTATAAGGTACTCAGCCGCCATTTAAACCAGGCAGTTCTCATGGTAATTCACCAGCTGGATGGGTGTTCTCTCCATCTCAAAACCATCGTAGGTGCGGAGCACTTCATCCAGTACTGCTTCTATCTCCGGCACGGTATTAAGCGTTACCAGGCGGGTACGGAATTCTTTGATATTGGGTAAACCTTTCAGGTAGTTAAGGTAGTGACGGCGCATGGCATACACGCCGGCTCCATCCCCTTTCCACTGCAGGGATTTGCATAAATGCTGTTTGCAGACCTCCACGCGTTCTGCTACGGTAGGTGGCGCCATTTCTTCCCCGGTGTTGAGGTAATGCCTGATCTCCCGGAAGATCCAGGGGTAACCGATGGCGGCACGCCCTATCATAATACCATCCACGCCGTAACGGTCCTTATATTCCAGCGCTTTCTGCGGACTGTCTATATCCCCGTTCCCGAAAATGGGGATGTGGATCCGCGGGTTATTTTTCACTTTGGCAATAAGGCTCCAGTCTGCCTCGCCTTTATACATCTGGCAGCGGGTACGGCCATGGATGGTAAGGGCTTTGATCCCCGCATCCTGCAGCCTTTCTGCCACTTCTTCAATGTTTTTAGTATTGTCGTCCCACCCCAGCCTTGTTTTAACGGTTACCGGCAGGGTAGTGGAGCGCACGCATCTTTCTGTGAGCCGTACCATCAGGTCAATATCCTTCAGTACACCGGAACCTGCACCCTGGGCTACGA includes the following:
- a CDS encoding DinB family protein, with protein sequence MKAQLLKHLESSRAYTLGVAELMPEEAYDLKPVEGIWSFGEQLNHIAYGIHWWSEMFIRGEETEWTPPKPVKGKKKIMATLEKAYEALKKTYEESNGKEGGFNATLDHITHHRGQLIVYLRTKGIQPPEYVY
- the dusB gene encoding tRNA dihydrouridine synthase DusB; amino-acid sequence: MVKIDHITLPDFPLLLAPMEDVSDPPFRVVCKHNGADLMFTEFISSEGLIRDAIKCRRKLEIFDEERPVGIQLFGGDEERLAMAAKIVDVTNPELLDINFGCPVKGIVAQGAGSGVLKDIDLMVRLTERCVRSTTLPVTVKTRLGWDDNTKNIEEVAERLQDAGIKALTIHGRTRCQMYKGEADWSLIAKVKNNPRIHIPIFGNGDIDSPQKALEYKDRYGVDGIMIGRAAIGYPWIFREIRHYLNTGEEMAPPTVAERVEVCKQHLCKSLQWKGDGAGVYAMRRHYLNYLKGLPNIKEFRTRLVTLNTVPEIEAVLDEVLRTYDGFEMERTPIQLVNYHENCLV